The genomic DNA aagaaaaaaaaaaaaaaaagcaattaagataatataatttaacgttgaaagtattattttacattctCTATTTGGGATAAGGATGCACTACTAATACTTACCaccctatatatatatttacttaaaaatataaaacaaaaaatttgtagCTGTagatttagaaaaaatttgaatatttatcagttttttaataaaagaatttcttaaaaagtaaaattaaaattaatgttaatatattcgCACTTCATAGTTACGAGTGTcgaatttttaatataattataaagcaaaaatatgtaaaactTTTACATAAACAAGactaaaacattaaaaaaaattaaaaagagtaAATTTCTTAGAATAAATActcaaatacaaaaaaattaaaacacagtagtttaataaatatttactatcaaaaagtatgtatatatacacatccGCACATGCGATATATTATGTTTCATAAATGCAGCATAAGAATTTACTTCAGCAATACGAAAGACACAGTATGTCAAATGCttaattacataatttttaattcttcagCAGGcgatttttaaaatactctAATGTTATAGAACACATTAAAATTTAGTTATTTGTAAAGATATAATGTTTCGAAATTAAAGGTcagttattttatattttatatattatacattatataaatatttaattaaatgtttCTTACAGGTTTCAGAAAAGGATTCCTCTGtattatattcctttttatcttttGGTATTTTTCCTGATATATTACGAAAGGTCCTTCCTTGATATCGTAATGTCAATATTGTTAAGGGGAGTAAAATAAgagataaatataatatataaatactacCACCTATATCAGAAACTTTTGAactgaaaataataaatccTATGACAAATAGGAATAGTGGAATCACTGGAAAATAGaggtaatatttttgtattgaactttttctttttgtattataaGTTTTTTCTTGTCCCAAAATGTAACtatctttaaaatttacCTCATTTgccatattattattactagaAAATATACAACTTCCCTCATCCAAACTTGATTCACTTGCTGTTAAATCCAGATCTGaatcatttataaaaaagtcgctaattttattttgacaTTTGTTTCCATGTAATAATGTTTCTTTTGAAAATTGTTCCTCCAAATCTTCTTCCTCCAATAAAtttcttataaataattttctattttgcATTTCATTCCATggcatattttttcttaattcttTTTCCTCAAGAAacctttttatataagagagttcatttcttccttttccaTTTGAGAATGATGaggtattattattaaacttGGTGAAACATGTTTTTTCGAAGAAAAGCTTAAAATAGAACATTAAACGTATGTAcccatatatgtacatatttttatatacatatatatatatgaacttgtacacgtaaatatatatatatatatgtttaaataaatatataagcatacatatatacgtacacaaacatatgtatgtatgtatgtatgtatgtacgatTTCATAATTCACAAGTTCCAATTTTaatcatattataattttgaaaaataataatgaactCTCATAATAGTATCTTACATTATTAGAAGTATACAATGTCCAAATGAAAAGACAATATAAAAAGAGCTTGACTAAAAAAGGGCAAacgtttatttttactttgttATTAAATTCCTTCGCCATTGTCACATGCACAATGGTAATAATCCGTTTTCTGCTTATGCTTGATaagttaatatttaatattattttgttatattatttttttaatttaatatacatatagaaatatatgtttttaaaacataaatagaactatctaatttttttttttttttggttgaTTTGCAGGAAGTATTCATTTTAACCataattctattattttaaattattaaaaaaaaaaaaaaaactctatttttaattaatatagtCAACGACTAGTAAAATTACAATTGAACTTTGTGGGTATGgaactaaaaattaaaaattataggTACTTAACTGAtcttaacttttttaaaaatttatattattatgcagtatattcacatatatatatatatatatatttatttagtaCTATTCAGAATATTAATTCATTgacattatttaatatatgtagtattatttaaaatcaaaaaaataaagttctcttaatttaaaataacttaaaaaaaaaaaatgataaattttaaaagatagaaaaataattgattTGGCAAACAAAATAGATTAATTTTGCGgttattctttattatttatattatgtaatatatatttatatatatataataaaatacaaccTTAAAAtcaagaatattttttattattaaaagtataatattgcgaatatatttttatttttattataaaatgtttattgttataaagaaaattatttgataaactcataaaagaaaagaataaattaaatatattattttatcacgttttatatgtattatgcaatataaaatacacaGCCTCATAGATTAGTGgttgtgttttttttattaaatattagtattaaaatataacgtacaaatataattttattttttttggtaaaaattataaaaaaaattacaattattattttatataattgaatCATTTCAAATTTGTTAAAGTAATACAAAAACTCTGATACTGCAAGTTCATACAACATATTTTGTGTTAAGATTGTTAAATAAGATCAGaaaaatagtattattattacgtccatattatacttataaaGAGCTGTAAAAATTGAATGgggaaacaaaataaaa from Plasmodium brasilianum strain Bolivian I chromosome 10, whole genome shotgun sequence includes the following:
- a CDS encoding hypothetical protein (Plasmodium exported protein), with amino-acid sequence MFYFKLFFEKTCFTKFNNNTSSFSNGKGRNELSYIKRFLEEKELRKNMPWNEMQNRKLFIRNLLEEEDLEEQFSKETLLHGNKCQNKISDFFINDSDLDLTASESSLDEGSCIFSSNNNMANEVNFKDSYILGQEKTYNTKRKSSIQKYYLYFPVIPLFLFVIGFIIFSSKVSDIGGSIYILYLSLILLPLTILTLRYQGRTFRNISGKIPKDKKEYNTEESFSETCKKHLIKYLYNV